The following is a genomic window from Thaumasiovibrio subtropicus.
GCTTTGGTAGCGTTTGGGCTCACTATGAAGATGGTCATGTTGCAGACGCGCAAGTTGTCGTCTTACTGATTAACAATGAGACAAATCAGTACGAGAAAGTGATTTTCGACGATAGTGACCTAGGTTACTACGACGGTTCTGGTGAGTTTGTCGCTAATGTCACCTCGAGCAACGGTTTTGATGAAATCCGCATCTACACAGAACAGGGTGATGCGTCTAATGCTGATTCAGGTAAGAACAGTAATATTACTTTCCAAGGTATCGATATTGTTGATGCTGAGGTGAGTGAAGTTATCGACTACACAGCCAAAGACAGTGATGGAGGTGAGCATAGCTCTACAGTAACTATCGATGTCGATAGCACTAAGGACGCCTTGAATGATGCACCGACAATTGGAGTGGTCGCGTTTAGTGATTCTGCTCAAGAAGACACTGCGATCACACTCGACCTCAATGAGATCATTTCAGCAGCTCAAGATGCCGATGGTGACGAGATTGTCATTACTGGCCTAACGGTTGATGCGCAATATGGCGAGCTAACCTTAACTGAGTCGAATGGACAAATTACGGGTGCAGTGTTCACCCCGGCGAAAGATATTCACACAGCCGATGGTGCGCCAGTTGAGTTCAATGTCACGATTTCAGATGGATTGCACTCGGTTGAAACGACAGCAAATATCGATATTGCTGCTGTTGCTGATGCACCGGATGTTTCAATCACAATTGGTAACCCAACCACGGTTGAAATATATACAGGTAACACTGAGGGTCGAACCTACACGGATCTCGCGACGGTTAAGAATGAGTATGGCCGTCTAAAACGTGAAGGTGACGATAATCAAAACCACATGGTGGATGGTGTCTCAAGCACAGGCATTCTTTACATTGGCCACGGCATGAATGACACGATTCAGATTACCCACGCGAATGTTACGGATGATGTCCTGATTGGTGATGACGGTATCTTAGGCAATAACGACACTGGTATATCGGTTAACGATACACTCGATGCTGGCGCTGGGAACGATATATTGATTGGTGAAGAGGGCTGGGATGCCTTGTATGGTGATGAGGGTATCGATACAGCCGTTTATGCGGGTAATTTTGCCGACTATGAGATCAAACCAACAACCTATAGTTCGACCTCGTTTACCGTCACGGATCTCAATACCTCAGAATATGACGAAGGTACCGATACGTTGCATGATATTGAGTATCTGCAGTTTGCCGATGGTGTTTATCATAATGTGAATGGTGAGTGGGTTCTTGCAACCGAAACCTTCTTGGATTACCCCATTGATATCGATGCATCGGTGACGGACACCGATGGTAGCGAAGTGATCGATAGCATCGTGATTACAGGCCTGCCAGATGGGGCATCTATTGTTGATGCCAATGGCAATGTTGTTGGCAGCGCAGACGGTAATGGCAATTGGACAATCCCGATTGTTAATGGACAGCAGTCGGTATCTATTTCTGGCCTAGCAGTCAGAGCGCCAGAAGATGCGAATGTTGATATCACTGTGACGGCGACTTCTATCGAAACATCAACGCAAGGCACTGCCAGCGAGTCTACCGCATCAAGTAGTGAAGAAGCTGCTGCAGCACATGACATTTTTGTCGACCAAGGCGGCTCTACACCGACGACACTGGTTACTCTAGTGATCGACTCCTCTGGCAGTATGGACTTTGAACCTTATGATGATGTCGATAATCACCCTGATGAAGACAAGATGCGGATTGAGATCGTTCTAGAAGCAAGTATTGCGATGCTTGAGAACCTCAAAACGCAAGAAGGTTGGGAAGATGTACTTGTTCAACTGGTTGATTTCGATGACCGTTACAGTGATTCGTCTGATTCATCAGCAACCTCGCTAGGTTGGTACAGTGTTAACGATGCTATCAGTACCTTGACGACGGCAAAAGATCAGCTTGCTGCTTATGGTGACAACTACTCCGGGGTCTTCAAACCTCAAGGTGGTACCGATTATGAAGAGGCCGCATATGCTGTCATGGGTGGCTACGAGTCCACCACAATCACAAGCATTGAGGGTGAAACTAACGATGTGATTTACTTCCTCAGCGATGGGGAAAGTAATGGTGGCTGGGGTGGCGGCAGCACTGGGCCGAGAGATGAATGGGAAGAGTTCATTGCGGGTAAAGATGTACAAGCTGTTGGCATCGTACGTGATGACCAAGATAAATCTGGCCTTGATGATCTGTCACTGATCTCTAGCAACGTGACTTACTTAAGTGATTCAGAGATTAAAACTGAGTTACCTAAGCTTGTGCCAACCATTGGCCAAGCAGGACAGTTGACATCTGGTATTACAGGTCAAGACGCGGCTTCAGTGGTTATCGATGTCGATAAGCTCTCAGTGTTGAAAATGATCGACAACAATGGCAACGATATTTCGAATCAGCCAGTTATTTCAGAGATCAACGGCCAGTTGAAAGTTGAAACGCAGTACGGTGATTTGCTTATCGAGTCAGATGGCAGCTACTACTTCCAGCCTATTTCTGGTGCGCCTGTCATCGATTCAGGTGAAGCAGTAGGGTTGGAAATTCTTTATACCGTCGCTGACAGCAATGGTAATGAGAGTGAACAATTGTTGTCAGTCAACATTAGCCCATCGTATGAAGCAAATGCCGCCGTGCTGAATACGGTAAATGCCTCTACAGGCGATGATGTCATCGAGGGAACAAACCAAGACGACATTATCTTAGGTCATCAAGGCGATGATACTATAGATGGTGGTTTAGGTGCGGATATCCTCATTGGCGGTGAAGGCGATGATTTGCTGCTTGGTGGCTTGGGTAACGATATTCTCACTGGCGGAGAGGGTAGTGATACCTTTGTCTTCGAATTGGGAAGCCTAGGGGCGAGTAATACAGGCGATGCGGATGTGATTACCGACTTTAGTATCCTTGAAGGTGACAAGCTCGACCTTTCAGACTTGTTCTCTGATTTGCAGCCGAATGATCCGGTGAGCAATTACTTGAACATTAGTGACGACGCTGACGGCAATGCCGTGGTTACTGTCAATAAAGGTGGTGAGTCTTTCACTGTCGAGTTTGAAGGGGTGTCTAGCGCAGATTTAACCAATTATCTTTATGACCCAACGAACCCGGGTTTAATAGAGAAATAGGGATCTGAGACCTAAAAGAAAGCCGGATATCATAGTGATGATATCCGGCTTTTTCTATTGGGCTTTGTTAAACTGGTTTGGCTTATATATTGATGCTTTGTGCAGCAGATTTTCGGTCATTAAAAAACAGCTCAGTTTCTGCAACAATGACATGGCGAAGCATAATCAGGCCGAGCAGGTTAGGGATAGCCATTAAACCATTGACAATATCGGCGATCACCCAAATCATATCGAGTTGCAAGAACGCGCCTAAGGCAATTAAAACAATAAAAACGAGTTTGTAGAATTTCACTGCCTTAATACCAAAGAGATAAACGACGCAACGCTCACCATAGTAGTTCCAGCCTAATATCGTCGTGAAAGCGAAGAAGCTCAACCCAATAGAAACCAAAAGAGGGCCCCAGTAGTTCGCGTTTAAGCCGACTGCAAATGCATAGGTCGTCATCGACGCACCCGCATAGTCACTCTGCCAAGCACCCGTTAACACCAAGGTTAGTCCCGTCATGGTACAAATAATGATGGTGTCAAAGAATGTCCCAGTCATGGAGATCAGGCCTTGGCGTGCCGGAGAGGAAGTTTGCGCAGCCGCTGCAGCCATTGGTGCACTGCCTAACCCGGATTCATTAGAAAATACGCCACGAGCAACACCCGCTTGGATGGCTAACATGATACCTGCACCAAGAAAACCCCCCGTTGCTGCTGTCTGTGTAAATGCACTGCTGATAACGAGGCTGATTGCTGCTGGTACCGCAGATGCATTGCTAATTAACACGATAAGACAGGCAACGATATAGAAAACTGCCATTGATGGAACGACTTTACTCGCGACTTTGGCAATAGATTGGATGCCACCAAGCGTCACAGCAGCGACTAAGCAAGTGAGAACGATCGCTGTCATCCACTTAGGAACGGAAAAGGCCAGCTCTGCCGCGTCCACAATCGCGTTTACTTGTGGGAAAGTACCAATACCAAAACAGGCGACACCTAGTGCGAAGAACGCAAAAAGCTTAGCGAGCCATTTGTTACCGATACCCTGTTCGATAAAGAACATTGGGCCACCAATCATGGCACCATTGGCATCTTTTTGGCGGTATTTTACGGCGAGTAGGCACTCGGCATATTTGGTAGCCATCCCAAACAACGCCGCAAGCCACATCCAAAACAGTGCACCCGGTCCGCCAAGCTTAATTGCAGTGGCGACACCGACAATGTTACCTGTTCCAATGGTTGCCGAAAGCGCAGTACATAAAGCGGCAAAGCTAGAAACATCGCCCTGACCTCCACTATTTTTTGAGAATACCAACTTCAACGCTGTGGGTAAGTGGCGAATTTGAATCGCACCCAAGCGAACAGTGAGGTAGATACCTGTCCCTACGAGTAGGATGAGTAGTGGTGGGCCCCAAACGAGATTGTCGAAAGCAACGAGAAGTGAGTGTAGTTGTTGCACATATCCTCCTTTATAAACATCTTGAAAGGAGGAGACAGAGATCTGGTGAAAATAGATCGGCGAGATCCGGTGTATTAACACCAGCTCTTATCCCCTCTGTCCTTTTGCCTGAGAGTTTCACCTAAATCACTAGGCTTGCTCCTTCGGCGTCCGATTTAACGGATCTCTCCAGAGGTTCCTCCAACAACAGTCCTTGCCTTTTCAGGCGCCTGAAAGATTTACTTCTTCGGCGAGCGAATGCTCTCTCCTGCTGTCTTCATCGGAACGCAAATTGTCGAGAGGATAGTAATAAAAAGATCACGCCTTGTCTTCAAAAACTAGATATAAATCTCATATTTATTTTTAATTAACTAACTATTATCTGCCTTATTGCAAAATATTAACATTGCACGCCAAAGAACTGCCTGAATTTTCGCCACTTTAAATTAGCCACGTCAAAATGCCCCTGCTTAAAGTGAATCTGTTGTCCGAAGCGTGCTTGAGAGAAGCGAAAAAGATCGGTTTTCATCACAACACCCATCTTAGGGTAGCCGCCGATTGTTTGACGATCAGACATCAAGACAATCGGTTGGCCAGCGTTAGTGATTTGTATTGCACCGAGGACAATACCTTCAGATATTACACCGTTTAAGTGGCTGTTAATGGGGGCGCCATTTAAGCAGTAGCCCATACGATTACATTTTTGAGTGACGGTGTAACCTGATTGAAAAAAAGTCGCTTTGGCTTCCGCTTCAAATTGATGGAACTGATAGCTTGGCAATACATGAAGCGTTAGATTTGCATTGTAATTTGGTATGTGACGCGTGGAGAGCGCTTTCATCTTAAGAGGTTGGGTATGTATTTGGTACGGCAACTCATCTTGGTTTTGCAAGGCCAAGCCATCACCATACAAGCCCCCCAATTGATTGCGGATCACAGTACTCTGGCTGTTTAGGGTGTTAGGAACTTTAAACCCGTCTTTCACCGCCAGATAAAGGTAATTACCTGACTTGAAACCGCTAATTGTTAACACATCCCCTGCATTTGCGCGGTGAGTTTGCCAGTGCTGGATGCTGGCGTCATTGAGCTTACTGTTTGCGTCTGCGCCACAGAGCGTAAAATCTGTAGGCGATTGAAATTGAAAAGCACATAATCCTAAGGTGATCTCTAAACAACTCGCATTCGGTGGGTTGTTGAGTAAGGTATTCGCCCAGCAAAATGCGTGAAGATCCATAGGACCACCTTGGCTTAACCCAAAGTGGGCGACACCATAGCGGCCAAGATCTTGCAGAAGAATCGAGGGTCCAGCACGGAGGACGGTTAACATTTCTCTGCCTCCAAGCGCTCAAAATATTGCTCACGTGAAATAGATTCAAACCTTACTTGCATACCGACTTTGAGTAACGAATCTTGTGGACTCTGTTTGTCGAATAGCGGCAGTGGGCATAGCCCTAGTACGTGCCAGCCTCCGGGCGACTCGCTAGGATAGACTGCCGTTTGGCGATCAGCGATCGCAATGCTGCCTGCGTTAACACGCTTTGGTGTAGATAACCTCGGCAAAACAAGCGAGGGAGGTAGCTCGGCCATAAAACCAAATCCCGGCATAAAACCTATTGCACAAACGGTGTAGTGGGTAGACGTATGTAGATGGATCAGTTCCGCGGGGGTCAGCTTTAGCGAAGCCGCAGTCTTATCAAGATCGGTGTAGGCTGCTTGGTGATAGTATCCGGGGATCACAACTGGCGGGGAATGTGGCGATATTGGAGTCGCTTGTGCTACATCGACTAAGACAGTGCGTAGCTCAGTCAAGTCGGGCACTTCTACAAACTCAACGAGCAAGGTTGTATAGGAAGGGGTGAGGTCACGTACATTGCGCACAAAGCGCTGCTTGATGGCTGAGCAAGCAGATTGAATCTGACTTGGTAAACCGACATCAATGTCATTACCAAACTTGATGAGGACGCTATTTTCGTTAACTTGCTGTAGTTCCATTGCGTTGCTTCGAGTCCTAAGCTATTGATCTGATTTTAGCCAGTGCGAGACTTGTCTCACCATCTCGATCGCTTTTGGGGTATCGCCATGTACACAAAGTGAATGGATTGGGAAATTCAGACGCTTTCCAGAATGCGAGGTGATAAATCCTTGCTTTAAATCGTCAATGCGTGATTTCAGCTCAATATCCGAGATGAGTAATGCCTCTGCATGTTGGCGTGGCAGTAGACGGCCATTATCTGCATAGTGGCGATCGACAAATGCTTCGTAGATGAGTGCACATTGATGTTTATCCGCAAGTTGTTGGTAATCGCGGTATTCTTCTGTCGCGAGTGCCATCAAGGGTAATCCTAACCCCGCAGATGTCGATGCTATCGCTTCAAATACCTCATGGTCTTCCATCATTAAATTATACAAGGCACCGTGGGGCTTTATATAGGCTACGGTGGTGTTCTCTAGCAGACAAAATGCTTGCAATGCGCCTACTTGATAGGTGATGAGTGCCTTTATCTCATCGAGAGAGTGGGGTATGGCACGACGCCCAAATCCCACTTTGTCGTCATAGCCGGGGTGAGCACCTATCAGCAATTGGTGCTTCACGGCCAGTTTAACCGTTGTCGCCATGGTTGCTGGGTCAGATGCGTGAAAGCCGCAGGCAATGTTGGCTTGATTGAGAAAAGGAAAGAGTGCTTCATCATTACCGAGCGTCCATGGGCCATAACTTTCACCGACATCGCTGTTAATTTTCATTTTGCTAACACGCCCTTGTTACTTTTTGTTCACAATACCAGTGCAATGAGAAATAGCAAACTCGAAATCCAGACTAAAATTAAAGTGTTAGCACTTTTGGGCGATGACTAACATGGCAATGACGATCAACGAAACAATGAGAAGATAACAATCAATGACAACCTTTCATGAAATGCTCGGTACCGACGATAGTATGTCAGCGACGGAGGTAAAAAAGCGCTATAAATCGATATCGACGCGCGTCCACCCCGATAAAGGAGGGTCTGATGCATTGATGCGTATCGTGACGCAGTCCTATAACTTTGTATTGAAAGGTGATGGTAACAAAGAAGTCTTTAATAGTGTCACGGTTGAAAAAGGGGATGTCAGTAAACTGCAAGCGAAAGTCCGCTTATTGGAGAAGGAAAACCGCCAGCTTAAGGAAGCGTACGACCGAGTACAAAAAGAGAATGACAAGCTAAAAGAAGAACTAAAAGATCAAGTTGCTGAACAGTTTACGCAGCAGCGTCGCCATGACCGAGCCTCTCATCAAACGGATGACGAGTTGAAGCGGCTTAAACGTCAGATTAAAGACAAAGAAAAAGAGTTCGCGAAACTCGAGGCTGAATACAATAGCTATCGTGAGAAGCGTGAACATGCGGTTGCCGTAGAGGGTGAACCGCAGAGACGTCGAGGTCCAAAGCGTGCCAGTGGGTTACTGGTTCTGTTGGGGATCATTTTGGTTGTCGCCATGTTGGGCTCGATGCCGGGTGTGAGCGAGAAAATTGCGGCGTTAATTGCCCCTAAAGAGGCAAAGGAAGAACGCGCAGTAACAATTGTAAGGCCACAAAAGCCAGTTGAAAACGACATCATTGAGTTGGAACCGTTGAGTGAGACCCAACCAGAGGTGATTACGTTGCCAACTGAATTCTTTGATATCCACCCGATCAATCAAGCTGGTATGTGGGGTAACTTTCGCTATCAAGAAAGTGCACGTCCATACATAGCGGTGAAAAGTAAGAAAGGGTCGTACGTTGTTCGTGGGTGTGAAGGGAATTTTTACTTCTACCTTAATTCGCCTAACAAACCGCTACGAGTTTCTCCAAACTTGTCCTATCGCCGTCAGCAAGAGAACTTTCATGTCTACGAGATCCAATATGGAAATGGTTCGGCATTGGATAACTGGTTTGACAGTAACAGTCTGCTGATCAATGGGGAATCATTTGCAAACGCCAATTTTGCTCAAGCAATCAACCGTCATACGCAAACCTGTTTAGCCACAAACCGCTAGTTTGACATTGCCGCATCGTATTGATGCGGCAGGTTTATCGATGGCTCAATGCGGGTTACTGTGTGTTGTTCATCTGAGTTGCGACATCCGATGTTGCCATCGTCAGAGGACGTTTGAATAGGGCTAACTTAAATGCAGCGGGGACAAAGAAGAATGACACTAGGGTGGTAAACACAGTGCCGCCAGCGATAGCGATAGCAAACGGTGGCCAGAATCCACCGCCGCCAATGATGAGCGGCAAGAAGCCACCGACGGTGGTAATCGTTGTCGATGTAATATGTCGAGTGCAACTCATAACACTTGATACGATCTCTTCTCTGTCACCTTGCAATGCCAGTGGACGAGTGCGTAACTCCGCGATGATAACGATCGCAGCGTTAATCGCGAGACCAACCAAACCCAGTAAGCCAATGATTACCGTAAAACCAAAGGGGTAGTTGAACAGCCACACTGACAACAAACCGAGCCCCGCCGCTTGCCCCCCGACTAAGAAAATAATGATGCTCAGGCGGAAGGAATTGAAGGACAGCACAACCACGCCGATCAACAAAGTGAAAACGACGAACAAGTTAGACATCAATTGATTGACCGATTCGTTACGCTCTGCTGACTCACCACCAAGCTCGAGTGTGTACCCCGGTGGGATAGTGATGTTTTTGGCGGCTAAACGCTCTACGAATATATCGAGTGCGGTTTGCGGCAGAATATTGGCTTGCAGATAACCTTCAATGACGTTGACACGACGCCCATCACGACGAGGTATGGCACCAATACCAGGAATAAGTTCGGTTTGTGCTATCGCACTGAGCGGCTGAAACTGGCCATTACCTTGTTCTGCAGTAGGGAACTTAATGTTATCGACCGATTCAATGCCCGTTCGCTGCTGAGCACTTAGCCTCACTCGAATCGGGATTTGTTCGGTAGCTTCAATTAAGTAGCCGCCGGTCACGCCTGAAAGACTTGCGTTAAGGTAGCGGGCAATATCTGACTGCAACATGGCGTTGATTTGGCCTTCATGAAGATTGACATCCACGTTGACGGTTGGCACACCAGGCAGCATAGTTTCACGCGTGTGTACGACATACGGCGTAGTGGCTAAGACACTGCGGATCTCTTCACTTAGGCTACGAATCTTATCGAGGTTGGGGCCGGAAACGCGAATTTCGATCGGGGCGTTAAAGGGGGGACCTTGTTCTAGTTTTCTGACTAAGGCTTGTGCTTGGGGTAAGCGTGTATCAAGTGCAACCTGCAGTTTCGGTATCAAGGTGTTTGCCGTGTTGAAGGTATCTGTTTTCACCATCGCTTGAGCAAAGTTCGCTGACCCTTGGTGTCGGCCGACGAGATTGTAGTAAAACGACGGAAAGTCGCGACCGATGACCCAATTCAAACCTTCAATTCCCTCAAACTCATGGATAATCTCTGATGCCTGATTAACGACAAGGTGGGTAGCATCAATGCTGGCATTTGATGGCAAATGAAGTTGAATTTGAAACATGTCGCGGTCAGAAGGGGGGAAAAATTGCTCAGTGAGTTGGCTAATTGACCAAAAACCGACGCCCGGTACTGATGAGACCAGGAGAACGGTCAAAATAGGATATTGCACCGCCTTCATCACTAAACGTCGAAAGGCATTTGACAGTCTTGGCAGATGAACACCACTGTGATACCAGCGTGGGTCAATGTCTTTGCTCGCAATCACTCGGCCAGCAAAGCCTGCGACTAGGGTGTGTGAAATGAGGTAAGAACCGACGAGAGAGAAGGAAACCGTGATTGCGATAGCGCCGACAAACTCGCCTGCAGAGCCCGGCATTAAGAAGATGGGCGCAAAGGCAAGAATCGTCGTTAATGTTGATCCAAGAAGAGGGATCCACAGATGATGGATAGCATGGAGTGCACTCTCTAAGTTACCTTTCCCTGCTTTTCGCTCTTCTTGAATGGTATCGACCATAACAATGGCATTATCCACCATAATTCCCAAAGCTACGATAAGACCGGTGACTGACATTTGGTTGATCGGAATATCGAACAAGTTCATCAACACCAGTGTAAATGCCGAAGTGAGCGGCAAGGACATGGCGACAATAAAGGCTGAGCGCAATCCAAGCGTAATGAGCAGTACGACAACGATGAGCGCAAAGCCCATTCCCATATTTTTCAGCAACTCGGTTAGCCGCTGTGTGGTGTAACCATTTTGCTCGAACAGTGTCACCATCTTGATATTGCTAGGTAACTCGGCCTGAAAATCAGTATATTTACGGTGTATTCTGTCTGTCCATAGGTCAACTCGCAGTGTTGACTGCATGCGAGACGCAACCACCACAGCGGGTTCACCATCGACAAGTGCGCGTTGTTCATCAGGGGTTTTCGCTTTGCGATAAACCTTTGCGACATCGCCAACGGTCACACGGTGGCCACTACCAAGTGTGAGTAAAGGTGCATTGAGGACGGTTTCGACACTATCGAGAGACTGTGAGAACTCAACTTGAAATCGGTAGCTATCATTGAAGAGTTCGCCCGCACTGGTTTTGGTATCAGAAGATTGAATCAAGCGCGAAATAGAATCCGCAGTGAGCCCAAGGCTGGCTGCTTTTTCTAAATCGAACTCAACCATGATCTCTTCTTCCGGCGCGCCATAAACTTCAACATACTCAGTGCCGGGTAGGTTGCGAAGTTGATTAGCAAGCTCATCTGCATAACGAGAAAGCACGAGGAGATCTGGAGGCGAGTCTTGCGCCCACTTTAGCGCGGTAATTGACGTAAAAGCTTGTGACTTGCTGTTATCAAAGTCGGGTTTGGAGGTGCCAGCAGGAAGGCTGCCGTCGATGTCATTAAGCTTATCTCGGACCTTGGACCAAGCGGCTTCAGTGTCGGACAGTGTCTCGTTGAGCTCGATGTTGATAATCGATATGCCAGTACGTGATACAGACTCGATAAGCTTGATCTCGTCTAGCTCACGTAACGCAAGTTCAATGGGTTCGGTGATCAAAGCTTCAATGTGCTCAGGCTTACTCCCTGGGTTGTAAGTTGAAACACTTCCCCAGCGATTGACAAGCTTGGGATCTTCGGCCCTTGGCAGCGCTTGAATCGCGCCAAGCGCGGAGACCAACAGCATACCGATGCAGAGGATCAGTAGTCGACTGTTCGCAAGAATTTTGTTCATTGGTCACTTTCCCTGCGCGGCTCAATGATCTGTCCGGGGACTAAACGGTGGAGACCATTAACGACCAGTTGGTCACCGTCATGAATTGCCCCTGTAATATAGGCTTTGTGTTGGTTAGCGTGTATGACATTGACCGTACGACGCTCAATTCTGTTGTCATTATCTAGGGCAAACACGTTCCAAACACCGCGTACTCCATCAGTGAGTGCGGAAACTGGCACCCAATAGCCGGGCACCTTTTTCGTTTCTTTGACAGCCAGATAAGCGAGTTGGCCATTTAACAGACCTTGGTCATGAGGCAGACTGAACTTGAGTATCTGGGTACGCGAGAGCCGATCAATTTGCGCGGCTTGACGGATCAGTTGCGCTGGGTAGTCGCTGCCATTGATGCGCAGATTAAAACTATCTTGACCCAACACATTCGCAATCAACTCTGTGGGTAAGCCGATACTCGCTTCAAGTTGCTCTGAAGACAGCAGTGAAATGGCACTTTGCCCGACATTCACCACATCACCAATAGAGACAAAACGGTTAGCAACTAAGCCAGAGTAAGGCGCGTAAAGTGTGGATTTTTCGATACGCAAATTGACCGTCGCTAATGAGGCATCTAACTGGTTTTGGCTGGCAATTAGGACTCGGCGTTCACTTGTCAGTGAATCGATTTCTGCTTCAGCACTGAACCCTTTGGATTTAAGCGTGCGTTGGCGCTTTAGATTTGCATCAATAAGATTAAGTTGCGCATCTAATTGGTTCTTCTGCGCGATAATTTGCGCTTGCTCGGTTTGCAAAATCGCGGTATCTAGGCGCAGCAGTGGCTCACCCACAGCGACGCGGTCCCCAGTGCTAACCCACACTTTATCGACTTTGCCACCGAGTTCAAATCCCAGTGAGGCTTGATTTGCCGCTTCAACCATCCCAGTGAACTCTTTGGTAATCACATAACTATCGGATGCTGTTAGTGCAGCGACGTTGGCGACAGGAATAGAGACTTGGGCGTCAGTTGAAGCGGACTGTCCGGCACTGTTGCAGCCAAAGAGCAAAGCAGAGCAGACAGAGATTACGAGTAGTTTTTTCATAAGGCACCAAAAGCAAGTTTTCAATTGGCATTACAGTTTCAGATGACTATAATGCAATCAAACTAGACTGTCCAGTTTGATTGTTATTAAGATGTAATGGAGGTGCGCGTTGAAACCAAAATCGAAGCGAGAGCTTATCCTTGAAGCAGCGACAAAGCTCTTTATTGAACACGGATATGGCGTGTCTATGGATAACATTGCAAAACAAGCTGGTGTTTCAAAGCAAACGGTTTATAGCCATTTCTCTAATAAAGATAGTTTGTATGAAGTGTGTATTGCAGATAAGTGCCAACAGATTTATCTCATGGAGGAGGCATTTGGTGATGAGCGATTGCTACCTGAAGTCCTTTTTGAATTTGGCCTCGCATTTCATAAGTTTATGCTTTCTTACGAAGCACAGTCGACATTCAAAGCGGCGGTTTCACAACAAGAGTCTCATCCGAACTTAGCGAAGGCCTACTTAAATGCTGGGCCTGAGCGAACAGGGCAACGGTTTGCTGAGTTTCTAACACGACGACAAGCCGCACGTGAACTTAGAGAAGGGATTGATACTCATCAGGCGTCGGTACAGTTTCTGTTGATGTGTCACGGGAGAGCGGTGATCCATCGCCAAATTGGACAAACGCTCAAAGAGTCAGATAAAGA
Proteins encoded in this region:
- a CDS encoding alanine/glycine:cation symporter family protein, whose translation is MQQLHSLLVAFDNLVWGPPLLILLVGTGIYLTVRLGAIQIRHLPTALKLVFSKNSGGQGDVSSFAALCTALSATIGTGNIVGVATAIKLGGPGALFWMWLAALFGMATKYAECLLAVKYRQKDANGAMIGGPMFFIEQGIGNKWLAKLFAFFALGVACFGIGTFPQVNAIVDAAELAFSVPKWMTAIVLTCLVAAVTLGGIQSIAKVASKVVPSMAVFYIVACLIVLISNASAVPAAISLVISSAFTQTAATGGFLGAGIMLAIQAGVARGVFSNESGLGSAPMAAAAAQTSSPARQGLISMTGTFFDTIIICTMTGLTLVLTGAWQSDYAGASMTTYAFAVGLNANYWGPLLVSIGLSFFAFTTILGWNYYGERCVVYLFGIKAVKFYKLVFIVLIALGAFLQLDMIWVIADIVNGLMAIPNLLGLIMLRHVIVAETELFFNDRKSAAQSINI
- a CDS encoding biotin-dependent carboxyltransferase family protein, with protein sequence MLTVLRAGPSILLQDLGRYGVAHFGLSQGGPMDLHAFCWANTLLNNPPNASCLEITLGLCAFQFQSPTDFTLCGADANSKLNDASIQHWQTHRANAGDVLTISGFKSGNYLYLAVKDGFKVPNTLNSQSTVIRNQLGGLYGDGLALQNQDELPYQIHTQPLKMKALSTRHIPNYNANLTLHVLPSYQFHQFEAEAKATFFQSGYTVTQKCNRMGYCLNGAPINSHLNGVISEGIVLGAIQITNAGQPIVLMSDRQTIGGYPKMGVVMKTDLFRFSQARFGQQIHFKQGHFDVANLKWRKFRQFFGVQC
- a CDS encoding 5-oxoprolinase subunit B family protein codes for the protein MELQQVNENSVLIKFGNDIDVGLPSQIQSACSAIKQRFVRNVRDLTPSYTTLLVEFVEVPDLTELRTVLVDVAQATPISPHSPPVVIPGYYHQAAYTDLDKTAASLKLTPAELIHLHTSTHYTVCAIGFMPGFGFMAELPPSLVLPRLSTPKRVNAGSIAIADRQTAVYPSESPGGWHVLGLCPLPLFDKQSPQDSLLKVGMQVRFESISREQYFERLEAEKC
- a CDS encoding 5-oxoprolinase subunit PxpA: MKINSDVGESYGPWTLGNDEALFPFLNQANIACGFHASDPATMATTVKLAVKHQLLIGAHPGYDDKVGFGRRAIPHSLDEIKALITYQVGALQAFCLLENTTVAYIKPHGALYNLMMEDHEVFEAIASTSAGLGLPLMALATEEYRDYQQLADKHQCALIYEAFVDRHYADNGRLLPRQHAEALLISDIELKSRIDDLKQGFITSHSGKRLNFPIHSLCVHGDTPKAIEMVRQVSHWLKSDQ
- a CDS encoding efflux RND transporter permease subunit, with protein sequence MNKILANSRLLILCIGMLLVSALGAIQALPRAEDPKLVNRWGSVSTYNPGSKPEHIEALITEPIELALRELDEIKLIESVSRTGISIINIELNETLSDTEAAWSKVRDKLNDIDGSLPAGTSKPDFDNSKSQAFTSITALKWAQDSPPDLLVLSRYADELANQLRNLPGTEYVEVYGAPEEEIMVEFDLEKAASLGLTADSISRLIQSSDTKTSAGELFNDSYRFQVEFSQSLDSVETVLNAPLLTLGSGHRVTVGDVAKVYRKAKTPDEQRALVDGEPAVVVASRMQSTLRVDLWTDRIHRKYTDFQAELPSNIKMVTLFEQNGYTTQRLTELLKNMGMGFALIVVVLLITLGLRSAFIVAMSLPLTSAFTLVLMNLFDIPINQMSVTGLIVALGIMVDNAIVMVDTIQEERKAGKGNLESALHAIHHLWIPLLGSTLTTILAFAPIFLMPGSAGEFVGAIAITVSFSLVGSYLISHTLVAGFAGRVIASKDIDPRWYHSGVHLPRLSNAFRRLVMKAVQYPILTVLLVSSVPGVGFWSISQLTEQFFPPSDRDMFQIQLHLPSNASIDATHLVVNQASEIIHEFEGIEGLNWVIGRDFPSFYYNLVGRHQGSANFAQAMVKTDTFNTANTLIPKLQVALDTRLPQAQALVRKLEQGPPFNAPIEIRVSGPNLDKIRSLSEEIRSVLATTPYVVHTRETMLPGVPTVNVDVNLHEGQINAMLQSDIARYLNASLSGVTGGYLIEATEQIPIRVRLSAQQRTGIESVDNIKFPTAEQGNGQFQPLSAIAQTELIPGIGAIPRRDGRRVNVIEGYLQANILPQTALDIFVERLAAKNITIPPGYTLELGGESAERNESVNQLMSNLFVVFTLLIGVVVLSFNSFRLSIIIFLVGGQAAGLGLLSVWLFNYPFGFTVIIGLLGLVGLAINAAIVIIAELRTRPLALQGDREEIVSSVMSCTRHITSTTITTVGGFLPLIIGGGGFWPPFAIAIAGGTVFTTLVSFFFVPAAFKLALFKRPLTMATSDVATQMNNTQ